DNA from Methylobacterium currus:
GAGCCATCGCGCGCTGGTGACCCACGAACTCCATCACCGCATGAAGAATACGCTGACCTCGCTGCAAGCCGTCGTCTCGCAGACCATGCGGCACGCGACCTCGCTGCAGGACGCCGCCGCGACGCTCACGGCGCGCATCCAGGCTATGTCGGCCGCCAACGCCCTTTTGGTCGCCGAGGATTTCGGCAGCGCCTCCATGCGCGACCTCATCATGCGTTCGCTCGCTCCTTTCGGCGTCGAGGACGCCGACCGCTTTCATCTTTCGGGTCCGGACCTGCACCTACCTCCACAGGTTGTCGTCGCCTACGCCCTGGCGCTTCATGAGCTAGCGACCAACTCGACCAAGTACGGCGCGCTGTCTGTCGCCACAGGCGTCGTCACCGTGGATTGGAGCATCAAGGGCGAGGAGGAGCATCCGCTCCTCCATCTGCTCTGGCGGGAGCGGGGAGGCCCCCCGGTTGTCGCCCCGCGCCAGACGGGCTTTGGGACGCAACTCATCAAGCGCGTTCTGGCCACGGAGATCGGTGGGCGGGCCGACATCGACTACCGCTCCGATGGCGTCGACTTCACCGCCGTCGCCCCGCTGGCGAAGGCCAACCCGGATGTCCGCCGTCAGACCGAACAGGGTCGCTGAGCATCATTCGCCGAAGCGGTCACCGGTTCGGCGACGACGATGATGCAAGAACAAGAGCCCGAGCAGGGTCGCACCATGCATTTCTGCTGGGCCGACGACCGGTTCCCACCCTCAGGCCATGCTTCTCATACCGTCGCGCTGGTCGGTCCGGTAGGCCGGTCGCGAGGTGGCGCAGAGATGTCTCGGCCACCCCGTCACCGAGTTCACATCACCCCGACACCAACCCATCCCTCTCCTCGCCCAGCCGCGCGATCTCCCAAGGCGGCGCGATCTCCTCCCGCGTCGCGCAGAGCCCTACCCGGACCATGGCGCGGCCCGTCCCAGGCGCCGCCGTGAGGACGCAGAACGGCACCGCCAGCAGGCTGCCGAGGGTGAGCGGCAGGCTCCAGGCGAGGAGCACCGGCGAGACGAGGGCGAGCGCCCCGCACACGACGATGCCGAACAGCGTGACGCCGCCCAAGGCGCGGAACGCCTCGCCCCAGCGCACGCCCCTTGCGTCCCGGTCTTGCGCCGTCCACAGCCCCGCCCGACCGAGCGCGAGCCCGATCATCACGGCCGTGAGCCGCACCGACGCGGCGCCGAGCAGCAGGAACGAGGCGGCGATCTCCGCCATCATCCCGGCGAGGAAGCGGACGCCCCCGCCATGGGCCGCCCGCGCTCGCCCGTGCGCCAGCACGGCGGCATAGCCGGCGAGCTTCGGGGCAAGCGACAGGAGGAGCCAGACGAGGTAGAGTTCCGCGGCCCCGGCGGCCGGGCCAGCGTGCGTCGCGGCGCGCCAGGTCAGGAGCAGGAGGACGAGCGTCAGGGCGGGCGGGTTGAGGAACATCATCACCGCCCAGGCGAGCTGGAACCGGCTCATCGGCTCGAGGCCCGGCAGGGCGGGCAGGCGCAGGTATTGCAGGTTGCCGCGGCACCAGCGGGCGTCGCGGGTGAGGTGGTCGAGCAGCGTCGGCGGATTGTCCTCGAAGCTCCCCTCCTCGATCGGCAGCACCCGGACCTCGTAGCCGGCCCGGCGCATCAGCACCGCCTCGACCTGGTCGTGCGACAGCACCGCCCCGCCGCCGCGCAACGGCGGCAGCCGGCAATGGGCCGAGAAGGGGGCGATGCGCACCAGCGCGTTGTGGCCCCAGAACGGGCCGCATTCCGCCCCCCACCAGGCGGCGCCGAGCGTGTAGGGCAGCATGCCGTGGCGCATGCCGAACTGGAACAGCCGGGCGAAGGCGCTCGACGCCGGCGCGCCGATCGCCAGGCTCTGCAGGATGCCGAGGCGCGGATGCGCCTGCATGATCCGCACGAGGCGCAGGATCGCCGGTCCGGTCATCAGGCTGTCGGCGTCGAGGGGCAGCATCAGGTCGGCGTCGCTGCGGGCGCAGAAGTCCTGCAGGTTGCCGGCCTTGTAGCCGGCATTGTCGCGGCGCCGGCGGTAGTGGATCCGGGCCGCTCCCGTCCCGGGCAGACCGGCGCGCCAGGCCGCGACCCACGCCTCCTCGGCCCCGATGATGCCCGGATCGTCGCTGTCGCTCAGCACGTGGTACTGGAAGGCGCTGCCGTGGCCGGTGCGCTCCAGGCTCTCGCGCACCAGGGCGAGGCGCGACAGGGCCCGGCCCGGGTCCTCGTTGCGCAGGGTCATTACCACGGCGGTCGTGAGATGGAGCGGAGCCTCCCCCTCGCCCGCCGCCGCGTGGGGCGCGGCCGCCAGCACGCCCGTGCGGCCGGCCCGCAGGAGCAGGAAGCCGATCGCGGCGTTCCAGAAGCCCAACACCGTCCAGGGCAGGGTGGCGAGGCCGCAGGCGAGGAGCGCCAGGTCGAGCCCGTCGAACCCGTCCTGCGCCAGCACCGCCCAGAGGCCCGCCGCGAGGCCCAAGACGGTGGCGAGGCAGAGCCCGAGCACCAGCCAGCGCCGGCGACGCAGGGTGATGCAGGCTTGCAGGCCCGTCGGCGTCGTGAGAGGAGCGCGGGAGGCCCCTTCCGCGAGGGTGACCACCGAGGAGTCGGTTTGCGGCATCGTCAGGCATCCGGGAGCGGCACCGCGGAGATCGTGCGGGCGCTCTGGTATAGCGCAGCCGGTCAAGCGGAGCTGCGGCAAGAGCGCCTGTCCCCACCGGGTCCGGACGGGGTGCGGGCGCGCACCCTGTGGACGGCTCTGAGCCGGGGCACCGAGCGGCTGGTCTTCGAGGGCCGCGTGCCCGCTTCGGTGGCCGGGCGGATGCGGGCGCCGGCGCAAAGCGGCGAGTTCCCGTTCCCGGTCAAGTACGGCTACTGCGCGGTGGCCGAGACGGAGGACGGCGAGCGCGTCTTCGCGCTCCAGCCGCACCAGGAAGCGTTCGTCGCGCCCCGGGCGGCGCTCTGCCCCCTGCCGGAGGGCCTGCCGCCGCGTCGCGCCGTGCTCGCCGCCAACATGGAGACGGCGCTGAACGCCCTGTGGGATTCCGGCGCCGGGCCGGGGGACCGGATCGCGGTGGTCGGCGGCGGGGTGGTCGGGCTCCTCGTCGCCCATCTCTGCGCCGGCCTTCCGGGAGCGGATGTCTGCCTGATCGACCGCGATCCCGCCCGGGCCGGGACGGCGCGGGCCCTCGGTCTCGCCTTCGCGCTGCCGGAGGCGGTGGCGCCCGAGGCCGACATCGTCTTCCATGCCAGCGCCAGCGAGGCCGGGCTGGCGCTCGCCCTGTCGCTCGCCGGGGAGGAGGCTGGAATCGTCGAGCTGAGCTGGTACGGCGAGACAGCCGTCGCCGCGCCGCTCGGCCTCGCCTTCCACGCCAAGCGCCTGCGCCTCGTCGCCAGCCAGGTCGGGGCGGTGGCGGCCTCGCGCCGCCCGCGATGGAGCCACCGGCGCCGCCTCCTCAAGGCGCTCGACCTGCTGCGCGACGACCGCCTCGACGCCCTCCTCACCGAGGAGGTCGCCTTCGACGACCTGCCCGCCGCTCTGCCGCGCCTCCTTGGCCCCGGCGCGCCGGGCCTGTGCACCGTGATCCGCTATTGAGGAAGCCGCCCATGTACGCCGTCGAGGTCCGCGACCACGTGATGATCGCCCACAGCTTCCGGGGGGAGCTGTTCGGGCCTGCGCAGGGGCTGCACGGGGCGACCTTCGTGGTCGACGTGGCGTTCTTCCGCGAGAGCCTGACCCCGGACGGGGTGGTGGTCGATATCGGCCGGGCGAGCGAGGCGCTGAAGGCGATCCTGGCGCCGCTCAACTACCGCAACCTCGACGACCTGCCGGAATTCTCAGGGGAGAACACCACCACCGAGTTCCTGTGCGGCCACATCCACCGGGCGATGGCCGCCGCCACGCGGGCCGGCGCTCTCGGCCCCGGGGGCGAGGGGGTGAGCCGGCTGCGCGTGACCCTGCACGAATCCCATCTGGCGCGGGCCTGGTTCGAGGCGCCGCTCGCCTGATGCGCCTCGTCCTCGCCGTTCCGGGCGACCTGTCGGCGCCGACCGGCGGCTACGCCTATGCCCGCCAGCTCCTGGCGCACCTGCCGGCGCAGGGGGTGGCGGTGACGCATCTCGCCCTGCCGGGCGGGTTCCCGGACCCGACCCCCGACGACCTCGCCCGCACCGCCGCGCTCCTGGGGGAGGGGCCGGCCGACGCCGCGCTCCTCGTCGACGGGCTCGCCTACGGGGCGCTGCCGCCCGAGGTGATCCGCGCCGCCGGGCGCCCGGTGGCGGCGCTCGTGCACCATCCCCTCGGCTACGAGACCGGCCTGCCGCCGGAGCGGGCAGCGGCGCTGGTCGCCGGCGAGCGCACGGCGCTGGCACTGGCCTCCCGCGTCGTCGCGACGAGCCGCTACACCGCGCGGCTGCTGGCGGCCGAATTCGGCGTGCCGTCCGGGCGGATCGCGGTCGCCGAGCCGGGCACGGCGCCCGCCGCACGGGTGGCGCCGCGGCCGGGCCCGCAGGTCCGGCTCCTCTCGGTGGGGACCGTCTCTCCGCGCAAGGGCTACGACGTCCTGGTGCGGGCGCTCGCGACGCTGACCGACCTCGACTGGTCGCTGACGATCGCCGGCAGCCTCGACCGGGCGCCGGACTGCGCCGCTGCCTTGCGCGACCAGATCGCCGCGTCGCATCTTCGGAACCGCATCACGCTGGCCGGCACGGTGACGCCGGAGGCGCTCGACCGGCTCTCTGCCGAGGCCGACCTCGCGGTCTCGGCCTCGCTGTTCGAGGGCTACGGCATGGCGCTGGCGGAAGCCCTGGCAAGGGGGCTCCCCCTCGTCGCCACCTCAGGCGGCGCTGCCGCCGAGACGGCGCCGGCGGGCGCCGGCCTCACGGTGCCGCCCGGCGACGCGGCCGCCCTCGCCGCCGCCTTGCGCGCGCTGATCGCCGATCCGGCCCGCCGGGCCGAGGCTGCCGCCGCGTCCTGGGCCGCCGGGCGGCGCCTGCCGGGCTGGCCCGACACCGCCGCGGCCATCGCCGCCTTCCTGAGAACTTCCGCCTGAGGACAGCATGAGCGGCTTCAGCCCCGACTGGCTCGCCCTGCGCGAGCCCGCCGACCACGCCGCCCGCGACGCGGGCCTCGTCTCCGCCCTGGCACGGGCGCTGCCGGAGCCGGTGCGGGCGGTCGATCTCGGCTGCGGCACCGGCTCGAACCTGCGGGCGCTGGCGCCCCATCTGGGTCCCCGGCAGGACTGGGTGCTGGTCGATCACGATCCCGCCCTGCTCTCTGCCGCGCGGCTGCGCCTCGCCGCCTGGGCCGAGGGGACGGAGGCGGCCGGGGACGGCCTGATCCTGCATCGCGGCGGGGCGCGGATCGCCGTGCGGTTCCGCGCCCTCGATCTCGCGGCCGATCCGGAGGCGGCTCTCGTGGGGCGGCCGGACCTCGTCACCGCGGCGGCCCTGTTCGACCTCGCCTCGGAACGCTGGATCGCCGCCGTCGCGGAGGCGGTCGCAGGGGCCGGCGCCGTCTTCTACACCGCCCTGACCTATGACGGCCAGGAGCGCTGGGCGCCGCCGCACCCGGCCGATGCCGCGATCCACGCCGCCTTCCTGGCCCATCAGGCCGGCGACAAGGGGTTCGGGCCCGCGGCCGGCCCGGGCGCGACCGCGGCGCTGGAGACCGCCTTCCGGAGCCACGGCTACGCGGTCGAGACCGCCGCGAGCCCCTGGCGGCTCGGATCGGACGCGGCAGCGCTGCGGCACCCGCTCGCCGAGGGCACGGCGCGGGCGGCGCAGGAGACCGGGCGCGTCGGGGCAGCGGAGGCGGCGGCCTGGATGACCGCACGGCTGGCGCCGGGCACCGAGGCGGTGATCGGGCATCGCGATCTCCTGGCGCTGCCGGCCCGGGGCGTGGCGTCATCCGGACGGTGACGGCCGGGATGCACTCGACCCGGTCGGCCGGCGTTTCGGCGATCAGGCCGTCGTCGCCGTGCCGTGTGCCAGGGCCCGCGAGGACCTTGCCCCCGCGAGGACCTTGCCCTTGATGCCGGCCCCGCTGACGAGGGGGCGCCGATGACGCGGCAAGTGTCGAACACCGTGTCCACCGTCTCGACGTCGCCGCGCACGACCACCTCGTCAGACGCCAGCTGGTTGACGTCCTGGCCCGGATTGCTTCCGTCGATGGTGGTGATCGCGGCGCGCAGCTCGCGCAGGACATGCAGATCCGCGTCGTTCACGATCGACTTGGCCTGCGAGGCGCATCCTTGCGCCGCCGCGATGCGGTCACGAGCCACAGGGTAGCGCGCCTGGGAGACGAGATCGAGATATTTGCCGCGCTTCTCGAACGCCTCTTCGATCGCTTGATCCCGAAAACTTCGCCTCTTTCGATGCGAGTTCAGGTTTTTCCGCCGCTCGAATTAACCGCATCGAACGGCGAATTGATAACCGCCTACATCAGGACTTTTGCTTGGCGGCACTGTACATATTGTGATTTAACGACCGTAGACATCCTCGATGCGGATGATGTCATCCTCGCCGGTATAGCTGCCGACCTGGATCTCGATCAGCTCGAGCGGAATCTTGCCCGGATTGGCCAGCCGGTGCACGCAGCCGATCGGCAGGTAGGCGGCCTCGTTCTCGTGCACGAGGCGCACCGCACCATCCACGGTGACCTCGGCGGTCCCGCGCACCACCACCCAATGCTCGGCCCGGTGATGATGCTTCTGCAGCGACAGCCGTCCGCCCGGCTTCACGGTGATCCGCTTCACCTGGAAGCGTCCTCCGATATCGATGCGCTGGTAGGAACCCCAGGGCCGGTACATCAGCCGGTGGGCATCCGCCTCCGGATCGCCCCGCCGCCGCAGGGTCTCGACCAGGCCCTTCACCTCCGCGCCCGCGCTCCGGCTCGTCACCAGCACCGCGTCGTCGGTTGCCACCACCACCACATCGTCGAGGCCGACCACCGTGGTCAGGATCTCGCCGGAGGAGTGCACCAGGCTGTTGCGGGTGTCGCGCACAGCGGTCCGGCCGCGCAGCGCGTTGCCATCGGCATCCCTCGGTGAAACCTCCCACAGCGCTCCCCAGGTGCCGATATCCGACCACGGGAAGTCCACCGGCAGCACGCCGGCGCGGCGGGTCCGCTCCATGACGGCGTAGTCGATCGAGATCTGCGGCGCGCGCCCGAACGCCTCCTCGCCCAGGCGCACGAAGTCGAGGTCGCAGGCGGCCGTCGCGAGGGCCTCGCGGGCGGCCTCCAGCACCGCCGGCGCGTGGGCCTCGAGTTCGTCCAGCATCACGTCGGCGCGGAACAGGAAATAGCCGCCGTTCCACAAGGCGCCGTCGGCGATCAGGCCGGCGGCGCGGGCGGCGTCCGGCTTCTCCAGGAAGCGCGCGACCGTGTGGGCGCCGGTCTCGCCGGGCAAGGGCGCGCCGGGCTGGATGTAGCCGTAGGCGGTGGACGGGCCTGTCGGCGTGATGCCCAGCGTCATGATGTGCCCGGCCATCGCCCCGGCCCGGGCGGCGCGCGCGGCACGCACGAAGGCGGCGTCGTCCCCGACCGCGTGGTCGGCGGGCAGGATCAGCACCAGGGCCTGGGGATCGCGGGCGGCGGCGTGGAGCGCCGCGACGGCGACGGCTGGGGCGGAATCGCGCCGGCAGGGCTCGAGCAGGATGTCGGCCTGGACCCCGGCCTGGGCGAGCTGCTCGGCGACGAGGAAGCGGGCGTCGTTGGCGGAGATGACCGCCGGCCGGGCGAACGAGGCGCCGTCGGTGAGCCGCGCGGCGGTGGCCTGGAACGACGACCGGCCGGGCTCCGCCAGCGGCAGGAACTGCTTGGGGAAGCTCTCGCGGGAGGCCGGCCACAACCGCGTCCCCGATCCGCCGCACAGGATCACCGGGTGGATCAGGCAGTCCTTCTCAAACATCATAACTGCGCTTCTCTTTCAAATCTGCGCGAATTGACCGCGCTGATGTTGCATCGCCTCGTTTCAGCCACAGACGATTCGATGATCGTCGATTCATGGCTTTGCCCAACTGAACCCTGGTTCCCAGCTTCGGCACACAGGCGAAGCATGTACACCGGCGGATGCCTTGACGCCAGTGATCGGCCGCTCTCGGGCGCTGTGTGGGCGCGGCGACTGATCAACGTTGAGGGGCCCGTTGCTCGTTCGGAGCCCGATCTAGACATGCCGATCGACGCGCGGCAGCGGCCGGCCGCGCGCCGCGACCAAGGCCGCTGCGGATCACCACGGCACGGCCACGGACGGCTCGGCAGACGCGACCCTTGAGCCCGCGATTGATCTCTGCACGGCGACCATCAGCACGGCAACAATATCGATATGGCCGAATTCGGAAATGACGCGTGCGCGAGCGTGGCGCGGCACTCATGCTCGACGTTCCAAGCATCGCCTGAGCTTCGATCCCGGGTCGATTTACGGACGCTGACGGGAGCGCCGGGCGCGTCAGCGTCGGTCGAGGCGGGCGACGGGTCGAAGCGACGGAGAGCGGTGCCCGGGCGCCGCTTCGGGTCCGCGAGCGCGCCGTGCCCTCCGCGTCAAACCGGGATCCGGGTCGTCGGACCCCGCTCCGGCCGGATGCCGGCGCTCGGATCCGTGCCGGGCGCGGGAGGGCGCGTGAGGAGACGGGCGCCCTCCCGCTCATCCCCGCCCCGGCCACATCCGCCGCAAGGTCCCGTCCCGCCGCACCAGATGATGGTGCAGGGCCGCACCCGCGTGCAGCGCCACCAGCGCCACCAGCGTGAAGGCCGCGACCTGGTGCACCCTGAGGATCGCCTCGCCCACCGGCATGCCGCCGGAGACCGGCAGGGTGAGGGGCAGGGTGAAGTACAGCATCACCGGCGCGCAGCAGGCCGAGGTGCCGGCCCAGCCGAGCAGCGGCACCAGCACGATCAGGACGTAGAGCGCGAGGTGCGAGGCGTGGGCCGCCCGCCGCTGCCAGGCGGGCAGGCCAGCCACCAGGGGCGGGGCGCCGCGGGCGGCGCGCACCAGGATCCGCGCCAGCGCCAGCGCCAGCACGGTGAGCCCGAACGACTTGTGCCACTCGTAGAGCGCGTTCTTCAGAGGCCCGTCTGGCAGGTTGGCCATGGCGAGCGCGATCGGCACCAGGGCGACGATCAGGGCGGCGACGGCCCAGTGCAGCACCTTCTGGGACGGGGCGTAACTGCGCGGGGTCATGCGGCCTCACTCCCGGGGCGTATGGTCGATCTGGACAATCGCGAAAGGTTGATGGAGGGATCCGCGGCGAAGCGGGGCCGCAGGCACCACATGCCGTTCGTTGTCGAACCGTGGCGCCTTCCCCTCGCCGGTTCTCCCTCATGGTCCGCCGCGACGGCGACGGGCCGCCTCTCTCAGGGTCGATGATGTCGGTCACGATGCAGAGCAGCAGCAGTGTAGACCCGGCCGCGGGCCGGGACCAGATCGACGTCGAGCGGGCCCTGGCGGAGATCCGCGCCGGCCGCCCGGTGGCCCTGAGCGGCCGCGATCCCGTGCTCGCCCTGTCGGCGGAGGCGCTCGAGGCCGACACTGTCGCCGCCTTCGCGGCGCTAGGGACGGGACAAGCGGCAGGGCAAGGCGCCCGCCTGGTCCTGCCGGCGCCGCGCCTGCGCCGCCTCGGCCTGACCGATCGGACCGAAGCCGGCGCGGTCGCCCTGCCGGAGATCGACCCCGCCCGGATCGAGGCCCTGGCCCTGCGCCTCGACGGGCGGATCGACGCTCCCGTGGCGCCGGCCTCCGCCGGCGATACCGCGGCGCTCGCCCTGATGGCGCTGGCCCAGGTGCTGCCGGCCGTCCTGGTGGTGCCGGGCGAGGACGTGCCGCCCGGCACCCTCGCGGTCGCGGCGGAGGCGGTCGCCCGCTATCCGGGCCGGCAGGCCGCTGCCTTGCGGCCGGTCAGCCGGGCGCCGGTGCCGCTGGCAAGCGCGCCGGACAGCGAGTTCGTGGTCTTCCGCGGCGGCGAGGGCCTGCGCGATCAGGTGGCGGTGGTGATCGGAAAGCCGGACCTGTCGGAGCCGGTGGCGGTCCGGCTGCACTCGGCCTGCCTCACCGGCGACCTGTTCGGCTCGCTCAAATGCGATTGCGGCGACCAGCTGCGGGGCACCGCCGGCTGGATGGCGCAGCATGGCGGCGGCATCGTGCTCTACCTCGACCAGGAGGGCCGCGGGAACGGGCTCGCCAACAAGATCCGCGCCTACGACCTGCAGGCTCGCGGGCTCGACACCTACGAGGCCGACGAGGCCCTCGGCTTCGGCCTCGACCAGCGCCGGTTCGACTTCGCGGCCGCGATGCTGAAGGCCCTCGGCGTGAGCAGGGTCCGGCTCCTGAGCAACAATCCCGAGAAGGCCGCGAGTCTGGAGGCCGCCGGGCTCACCGTGGTCGAGACCCAGCGGGCGCTCGGCCGGATCACGCCGGAGAACATCCGCTACCTGACGGCCAAGCGCGACCGGGCCGGCCACGCCCTCGACCTCGACGCCTTCGCCTGCCTCGACGCGTGATCACCTTACGTCAAGATCCCGGCGTTCTCCCTCGCTTCCTGTGGCCCTGCGGCACGTTCGCTGGTAGCTAGGGCGCCGGTTGGGCCGGCACTCGCCCGGCCCCGATGGACGATCGATACGGGAGATCGAGCGATGAAGGGTGATGCCAAGGTCGTCGAGTACCTCAACCGCGGCCTGCGCAGCGAGCTGACCGCGGTGAGCCAGTACTGGCTCCACTTCCGGATGCTGAACGATTGGGGCTACATCGATCTCGCCAAATTCTGGCGCAAGGAATCGATCGAGGAGATGAACCACGCCGATCGCTTCGTCGATCGGATCCTGTTCCTCGAAGGCTTCCCGAACCTGCAGGAGCTCGACCCCCTGCGGATCGGGCAGAACGTGCAGGAGATCATCGAGTGCGACCTCGCCGCCGAGGTCGAGGCGCGCAGCCTCTATCTCGAAGCCGCGCAATACTGCGATTCGATCAACGACCGGGTGTCGAAGCTGTTGTTCGAGGACCTGGCCTCCGATGAAGAGGGCCATATCGACTTCCTCGAGACCCAGCTCGAGCTGATCCGCCAGGTCGGTCTGCCGCTCTACGCCCAGCGCCATATCGGCGGCCTGGAGAAGATCGAGCCCGAGGCCGAGTGAGCCGTCCCTCGGCAGAGGTCGCGAAAGCGGTCGCCGGTTTGGCGACGAAGATCTGCGACACGGCAAAAACCCCAGCGGACGAAGCGTTGACCTGCCAACGCTTCGTCCGCTGAGGTCCTGAACCGGAGCGGGGCCGCCTCAGGCGGCCTCCTCCTTCAAGTCCTTCAAGGTGCAGGCCGCCCCGCAGGTGGTGGTGCAGGCGGCGTGCGCCTCAACCAATGCCCGGTCGAGGATGCCCCGGATCGTGCGGGCGCAGCGGCCGCATTTCGGGCTGCAGCCGAGGCAGGCATAGACCTGGGCGGGCGTACGCGGGCAGCCCGGGCCGGGATTGAGGCACGCGCGCACCTGGCCGTCGGAGAGCACGTTGCAGGAACAGACGATCATGTTGTGACTGGAGCACCCGATCCGCGGAGCGCCTGGGGATCGCTCCCGCTGACCGCTCTCAGATTAGAACTTTTGAAAACTACAACATAATCAACAGCTTACCGATTCGGGACAGTCACCGCAACCCAGCCGGATGCGGTCATCGCGCCGCAGGGGCTCAGGTCCGCGGAGCGAGCGGAGAGCGCGAGGAAACCCTGCGCCGTCTTGGCGGTTGCCTGCGCGGTAACCTCCGTCTAACGGCTGCCATTCCGCAGGGTCCCGCGGGGAGCCGCAACGATCAGCCATGAGCAGCCACGACGCGAGCGGACAGAGAGAATCGGCTGGAGGGGATGCCGTCGCGCGCGCGGCCGACGAGGCGGACCTCGCCGACACGGCCCGCCTCGCCCGGGCGGTCTGCGGCAGCGCCTTCGCGCTGATCCACCGGCCGGGTGCGCCGCTCGCCGGGCTCGTCCCGCCCGGCCTGTCCCCGCATGACGCCGCGGCGCTCGGCCGCCTCGCCGGCACCACACCCGTCATCATCCCGAACCTGGCGCGGAACGCGCGCACCGCCGCTCTCCCCGCCGTGGTCGGCTCGCCTTCCTTACGCTTCTATGCCGGCGTCGCCCTCGCAGGCCCGGACGGCCGGCCCCTGGGCACCCTGTGCGTGCTCGATCCCGAGGCGCGTCCGGCGGGGCTGACGGCGCGCGAGGCCGAAGGGCTCGTCGCCCTCGCGGCGCAAGCGGCGCGGGAGCTCCGCCTCGCCCGGGCGCTCGCCGCGGCGCGGGCCGACCGCGACGACCTGCGCAGCATCACCGAGGCCGCTCCCGCCCTGATCGCCGCCCTCGACCGCGACGAGGTCTGCCGCTTCGCCAACGGCCATTTCGCGCGCTGGTTCGGCCTCGCGCCGGACGAGGCCGTCGGGCGCCCGCTGCAGGCGATCATCGGCGAGGCGGATCACGCCCTGCGGCGCCCGCTGCTGGCCCGGGCCTTCGCGGGCGAGACCGTCACGTTCGAATCCCCCCATCCCGGGGGCGACGGGCGCCACGCCCTGGTGCGCTACGTGCCCCATCGCGGGCCCGACGGCGCGGTCCTCGACCTGCACCTGCTGGGCGTCGACATCACCGCGGAGACGGATGCGCGGGCGGCGCTCGCCGACAACGCGCTGAAGTTCCGGGCCATCGCCGAATCGATGCCCCAGATGGTGTGGTCGACTCTGCCGGACGGCTACCACGACTATTACAATCCGCGCTGGTACGAATTCACCGGCATG
Protein-coding regions in this window:
- the mdoH gene encoding glucans biosynthesis glucosyltransferase MdoH; its protein translation is MPQTDSSVVTLAEGASRAPLTTPTGLQACITLRRRRWLVLGLCLATVLGLAAGLWAVLAQDGFDGLDLALLACGLATLPWTVLGFWNAAIGFLLLRAGRTGVLAAAPHAAAGEGEAPLHLTTAVVMTLRNEDPGRALSRLALVRESLERTGHGSAFQYHVLSDSDDPGIIGAEEAWVAAWRAGLPGTGAARIHYRRRRDNAGYKAGNLQDFCARSDADLMLPLDADSLMTGPAILRLVRIMQAHPRLGILQSLAIGAPASSAFARLFQFGMRHGMLPYTLGAAWWGAECGPFWGHNALVRIAPFSAHCRLPPLRGGGAVLSHDQVEAVLMRRAGYEVRVLPIEEGSFEDNPPTLLDHLTRDARWCRGNLQYLRLPALPGLEPMSRFQLAWAVMMFLNPPALTLVLLLLTWRAATHAGPAAGAAELYLVWLLLSLAPKLAGYAAVLAHGRARAAHGGGVRFLAGMMAEIAASFLLLGAASVRLTAVMIGLALGRAGLWTAQDRDARGVRWGEAFRALGGVTLFGIVVCGALALVSPVLLAWSLPLTLGSLLAVPFCVLTAAPGTGRAMVRVGLCATREEIAPPWEIARLGEERDGLVSG
- a CDS encoding zinc-dependent alcohol dehydrogenase; protein product: MRHRQASGSGTAEIVRALWYSAAGQAELRQERLSPPGPDGVRARTLWTALSRGTERLVFEGRVPASVAGRMRAPAQSGEFPFPVKYGYCAVAETEDGERVFALQPHQEAFVAPRAALCPLPEGLPPRRAVLAANMETALNALWDSGAGPGDRIAVVGGGVVGLLVAHLCAGLPGADVCLIDRDPARAGTARALGLAFALPEAVAPEADIVFHASASEAGLALALSLAGEEAGIVELSWYGETAVAAPLGLAFHAKRLRLVASQVGAVAASRRPRWSHRRRLLKALDLLRDDRLDALLTEEVAFDDLPAALPRLLGPGAPGLCTVIRY
- a CDS encoding 6-pyruvoyl trahydropterin synthase family protein; translation: MYAVEVRDHVMIAHSFRGELFGPAQGLHGATFVVDVAFFRESLTPDGVVVDIGRASEALKAILAPLNYRNLDDLPEFSGENTTTEFLCGHIHRAMAAATRAGALGPGGEGVSRLRVTLHESHLARAWFEAPLA
- a CDS encoding glycosyltransferase family 4 protein, whose product is MRLVLAVPGDLSAPTGGYAYARQLLAHLPAQGVAVTHLALPGGFPDPTPDDLARTAALLGEGPADAALLVDGLAYGALPPEVIRAAGRPVAALVHHPLGYETGLPPERAAALVAGERTALALASRVVATSRYTARLLAAEFGVPSGRIAVAEPGTAPAARVAPRPGPQVRLLSVGTVSPRKGYDVLVRALATLTDLDWSLTIAGSLDRAPDCAAALRDQIAASHLRNRITLAGTVTPEALDRLSAEADLAVSASLFEGYGMALAEALARGLPLVATSGGAAAETAPAGAGLTVPPGDAAALAAALRALIADPARRAEAAAASWAAGRRLPGWPDTAAAIAAFLRTSA
- a CDS encoding SAM-dependent methyltransferase, with amino-acid sequence MSGFSPDWLALREPADHAARDAGLVSALARALPEPVRAVDLGCGTGSNLRALAPHLGPRQDWVLVDHDPALLSAARLRLAAWAEGTEAAGDGLILHRGGARIAVRFRALDLAADPEAALVGRPDLVTAAALFDLASERWIAAVAEAVAGAGAVFYTALTYDGQERWAPPHPADAAIHAAFLAHQAGDKGFGPAAGPGATAALETAFRSHGYAVETAASPWRLGSDAAALRHPLAEGTARAAQETGRVGAAEAAAWMTARLAPGTEAVIGHRDLLALPARGVASSGR
- a CDS encoding mannose-1-phosphate guanylyltransferase/mannose-6-phosphate isomerase, whose protein sequence is MFEKDCLIHPVILCGGSGTRLWPASRESFPKQFLPLAEPGRSSFQATAARLTDGASFARPAVISANDARFLVAEQLAQAGVQADILLEPCRRDSAPAVAVAALHAAARDPQALVLILPADHAVGDDAAFVRAARAARAGAMAGHIMTLGITPTGPSTAYGYIQPGAPLPGETGAHTVARFLEKPDAARAAGLIADGALWNGGYFLFRADVMLDELEAHAPAVLEAAREALATAACDLDFVRLGEEAFGRAPQISIDYAVMERTRRAGVLPVDFPWSDIGTWGALWEVSPRDADGNALRGRTAVRDTRNSLVHSSGEILTTVVGLDDVVVVATDDAVLVTSRSAGAEVKGLVETLRRRGDPEADAHRLMYRPWGSYQRIDIGGRFQVKRITVKPGGRLSLQKHHHRAEHWVVVRGTAEVTVDGAVRLVHENEAAYLPIGCVHRLANPGKIPLELIEIQVGSYTGEDDIIRIEDVYGR
- a CDS encoding cytochrome b: MTPRSYAPSQKVLHWAVAALIVALVPIALAMANLPDGPLKNALYEWHKSFGLTVLALALARILVRAARGAPPLVAGLPAWQRRAAHASHLALYVLIVLVPLLGWAGTSACCAPVMLYFTLPLTLPVSGGMPVGEAILRVHQVAAFTLVALVALHAGAALHHHLVRRDGTLRRMWPGRG
- the ribA gene encoding GTP cyclohydrolase II RibA; its protein translation is MQSSSSVDPAAGRDQIDVERALAEIRAGRPVALSGRDPVLALSAEALEADTVAAFAALGTGQAAGQGARLVLPAPRLRRLGLTDRTEAGAVALPEIDPARIEALALRLDGRIDAPVAPASAGDTAALALMALAQVLPAVLVVPGEDVPPGTLAVAAEAVARYPGRQAAALRPVSRAPVPLASAPDSEFVVFRGGEGLRDQVAVVIGKPDLSEPVAVRLHSACLTGDLFGSLKCDCGDQLRGTAGWMAQHGGGIVLYLDQEGRGNGLANKIRAYDLQARGLDTYEADEALGFGLDQRRFDFAAAMLKALGVSRVRLLSNNPEKAASLEAAGLTVVETQRALGRITPENIRYLTAKRDRAGHALDLDAFACLDA